The nucleotide sequence CTTGAGCGCATCGCCCTTGTCGGTATCGCCCCGCCGCAGTCGCTCGATACAGTCGGCCGGCGCCTGCAGCACGCAGGATGCCCGCGCGCTGCGGCGGGTCTCGGGTTTGTCGCCAACGTCTTTCATGCCGATGTGCGCTCGTGGTTGTGATGGTGGTCGTGATGGTGATGGTGGGCACCCTGCGCAACCGAAGCCTCGTCGCCCTCGGCGGTGATGCAGCAGCCCTCGACGAAGCGACTGCTGCCATCGGCGTAGAACTCCTCCTTCCAGATCGGCACCCGATGCTTCACCGCGTCCACCGCATGGCGACAGGCCGCGAACGCCTCCGCGCGGTGCGCGGCGCGGGTGACGCAATAGATGGCGACATCGCCGATCTCGAGCAGGCCGATGCGATGCACCACCCGGCAATACGGCAACTCAAACCGGGCACGGGTTTCCGCTTCGATCTCAGCCATCAGCCGTTCCGCCAACGGTGCGTAGGCGGTGTAGCGCAGCCGCGTCACCGCGCGGCCTTCGTGATGGTCGCGGACGGTGCCACCGAAGATGGCGAGGCCACCACAGTTGGGGTGGTCGCCGACGGCGAGGAGGGGGTCGAGGAGGAGGGGGGATTTGGAGAGGTACATATAAGTGGAATTCGGTTCATGCGTGGCGGCGTTGCCGTTGGTGATACGTGATTGGCGATTCGTTAGAAGCCGAAGCCTTGAGACCTGCACGCTTTAGCTGTTTTCCCCGTTGAGGGCGCCGGACGGTCTGGCGAGCGCAGGGGAGAGCGGGACAGGGATGTCCCGATCAGGGCCGACGCGGCAGGAGCCGCTTTGGCCCGACCCCGAGCACGACAGAACGGCCGGGGACCGGCGAAGCCGGCGCCCTCTCCGGGGGGCCCTTTCTTTGGGGCACGTTTCTTTGGGCAAGCAAAGAAAGGTGCCTCGCCCAGCAGGGCGAAACCGTTGCTGGCAATGACAAGATCACGTTGCCGACGCAGTATCAACATCATCACTCCTCTCAATGCTCAATTTCACGCTGGCTCAGTCATCGCTGTTCGGTCCTCTGCCTAAGCTGCGAGCTGTGCTTGCAACAGCGGCTGTTGTGCCGCGAATACACCATGGCGCTGGCCATCGTGGCGACGCGTCACTTCACTAATCCACTCCGGCCCCGGCATCCATGCCGGGTCGTGAACCCCGTCTGCGAGCAGTGCTCGCAAAGCAACGGGGTTCACCCAGCAGGGCGAAACCCGTGCTGACACATCAAGAGCACGTGTCGACAAAGCGCCATCCGCAACAAAAAAAATGTCATTGCGAGCCGCCGCAGGCGGCGCGGCAATCTCGTCGCCACGGCGGTGCCACCCGGACGAGATCGCCGCGGGGCTACGCCCCTCGCGATGACAGGGGGCTTTGGCGCCACGTAGGGTGAGCCCCCTCCGCGAGCATTGCTCGCCGAGGGGGCTCACCCCCCCGCCACCGGCGGCAACAGCGCCACCACCATCCCGTCCTCAAGCGCGGCACGCCGCGGCACGATCTGGTCGCCGACCGCGCAGGCCACCCGTTCCAGCTCGGCACTGGCATCCGGAAACCGACTGGCGAGTTGATCGAGGGCGTCGTCGAGGGTCGTGCCGGCTGCCAGCGTGAGCGGGACAGGCTGGTCGCTGCAGAGCCGTTGCAGGACACCGAAGAATTCGAATTGGATGTTCATGACAAGTACTCGTGGGTTCCAGTGGCTGACGGGACGCCTGAAAGGTGGGCGAGCAGTGCTCGCAAAAACGGCTGCTGTGCCGCGAATACACCAAGGCTCTGGCCATCCTGGCGACACGTCACTTCGCGAATCCACTCCGGCCCGGACATCCATGTCCGGTCGTTCGCCCCGCCCGCGAGCAGTGCTCGCAAAAACAGCGGGGCTCACCCCCCTATTCCATGCATCAAGATCGGGCGCTCCACCGGCCCGGGGGCGGCGGCGTAACCGGCCTGCTTGTGCCACACGGCGTTGCGCAGCAGCGACGACAGCGTGGCATCGTCATCACCGGCCCGCATGCGGGCACCCAGCGGCGTGCCGGAGGCGGCGAACAGGCAGGTGAACAGTTCGCCGGTGGCGGTGAGGCGGATGCGGTCGCAACTGGCGCAGAACGGGTTGCTGACGGTGGCGATGATGCCGACACCGGTCGCTTCGCCGGCCAGTTGGTAGCGGGTGGCCGGATCAGACCCGCGGGGCAGGGCCTCGACCCTGTAGACGCTGCGCAGCCGCGCCAGGATCTCGGCCTCGCTGACCACGTCGTCGGCTTGCCAGCGGCCGGGCTGGTCCAGCGGCATGTATTCGATGAACCGCAGCGGCAAGCCGCGCGCCAAGGCCCAGGCGGTGAGCGGCAGGATCTGCTCATCGTTGCGGCCGCGCAGCACCACGGCGTTGAGCTTCACCGGCAGCCCGGCGTCGATGGCGGCGTTGATGCCGGCCAGTACTGGCGCAACCTCACGGCGGGTGAGGGCCCGGAATGCGTCCGGGTCGACGGCGTCGAGGCTGATGTTGAGATCGTCCAACCCGGCCTCGGCGAGCGCCTTGGCAGCGGGCGCCAGCAGGGCAGCATTGGTGGTCATCGACAGTCGCTGCAGCCCCAGCGGTCGGAGCGTCTGCAGATCGTGCACACAGTCGAGCAGGTCGGGCCGCAGCAGCGGTTCGCCGCCGGTCAGGCGGATATGGGTGATGCCGTGCAGCACCGCAATCCGCGCCAGTCGCAACACTTCATCGCGGGTCATCAGCGATGACCGCGGCAACCACTGCGGATGCTCGGGCATGCAATAGGTGCAGCGGAAGTTGCAGCGGTCGGTCAGCGAGATGCGCAGCTTGCGCTTGCCGCGGCCGTGCCGGTCACGCAGACCAACGGCCGCCACCGGCAGCGGGCGCGTGGTCGGAGCGGGATTGGCGACGGCGGCGGTCACGGACTTGGTTGAAGGTGTCAGACTTGCTAGCGTTATACCTGATTGAACATCACGCGAAAACAGCCGGTGCCCCATGCCCAGATCCCCATCGCCCGCATCGCTCACCCTACGGTCCAGTTTCTGGCTGATGGCGGGTGACCAGAGCCTCGCCGGCCCCGGCCGCATCGAACTGCTGGAGCGCATTGACGACACCGGCTCGATCCGCCAGGCCGCCCTCGGCATGGGCATGAGTTACCGCGCCGCCTGGGATGCGGTGGACCTGATGAGCAAACGCAGCGGCCGCGTGTTGGTGGCGCGCCGCACCGGTGGCAAGGGCGGGGGCGGTGCCGGGCTGAGCGACGACGGTCGCGCGCTGGTTCGTGCCTACCGCCGCCTGGAGGTGCTGCATGCCCGCCATGTCACCCGTCTCAGCGACAAGCTCGGCGACCTGCTGGCCCGCTGATCACCCGCCCCATTGGCGTTCGCAGTCGGCCAGTGCCGCCGGCGTATTCAGATTCAGTACCGGCGTCGCCGTCACCGGCAGGGCGATCGGTACCGCCGCCACCGCCGACAGCAACCCGCGTACCGATCGTGATGACCCGGCCAGCTGCATTGCCACGGCATCGGCGAGGCGGTGATGCAACAGGCACAGCGGGTAGTGCGGCGTGTCGCCGGTCACCGCATAGGCAGCGGCAGCGCCGGCATCCGATGCTCCGCGACACAGTCGCGCCACCAGATCCGGCGGCAACCGCACCGCATCGCAGGGCGCACACAATAGCCAGCCGGATGTCAGCCGTGACAAGCCCGCGTGGATGCCGGCCAGAGGGCCGGGGAAATCGTCGGCAGCGTCGGTCAGCACCGGCAGCCCGAAGGCAGCATAGGCGTCGAGGTTGCGGTTGGCGTTGACCCACACGGTCGCCACCTGCGGCCGCAACGCGGTCAACACATGCGCCACCAGTGGCCGGCCGGCCAGCCGCAGCAGGCCCTTGTCCTGCCCGCCCATGCGCGCACCGCGGCCACCGGCAAGAATGAGCGCGGTCACCGCGTCGCCGCCGACCGACGCCGGCGGCACGATGGATGCAGACTGTTCTGCCATGGCGTCTCTCCGTTGCCCATCATGATCGACGATTCACTGGCCGGCCGCTGCATCGCGGTCCCCGAAACCCGCGAACTCGACCTGTTCACTGCATTGCTGGAACGCCGCGGCGCGTCGGTGTTGCGCTGTCCGCTGGTGGCGATCCTCGACGCCCCCGACCCGGCGCCGGTGCGGGCCTGGCTGGCGCGGTTCTGCGATGGCGCCTGTGACGACCTGGTGCTGCTCACCGGCGAAGGCCTGCGACGGCTGCTGGGCTGCCTGGAACGCCACGACGCCGAGCGTCTCGATGCCTTTCGCGCGCAGCTGGCGCGGGTGCGCACCATTGTCCGCGGCCCCAAGCCGGGGCGGGTACTGCGGACCCTCGGGCTGCGCCCCACCCTGGTCGCCGAAACGCCGACCAGCGAGGGGGTCATCGAGGTCCTCCGCACACTGGACCTGCGCGGCCGCCGCGTCGGCGTGCAGCGTTACGGCAGCGAGCCGAGCACGCGCCTGCTCGACACGCTGACGGCAGCCGGCGCCACCCCGCTGCCGGTGTCGCCCTATGTCTATGCCGATGCCGCCGATGACGCCGCGGTGGCCGACTTGATCACCCGATTGGCGGCTGGACAGGTCGATGCCATCGCCTTCACCAGCATGGCGCAGGTCGACCGGCTGTTCGGCCTGGCCAGCCGTCGCGGGCTGAACGACACCCTGCGCGCGGGTCTGTCCGGCAGCACCGTGGCCGCGGTCGGCCCCGTGGTCGCCGACGCCCTGCGCGCCCGCGGCGTCGCGGTCGATGTCATGCCCGGCGAAGCCTTCTTCCTGAAACCGCTGACCCAGGCGCTGGCCGGCCTGCTGGCGGCATCGCGCAGCTAGACTCACGCCTCACGGCGCGACCGCCGCCGGCGCCTGCGCCGCGATCAGCGCGCGGATCTCCGGCACGCAGGAGCCACAGTTGCCCCCGGCCTTGAGGCAGGCGGTGACCGCCGCCGGATCGCGCAGGCCGCGGCTGCGGATCGCCTCGCTGATGGTGTTGCGGCCGACCCCGAAGCAGGCGCAAACAGTGGGGCCGGCGTCTTCGCCGCGCGGCGCCTCACCGGCCAGCAGGGCGGCGCGCGACAGGCTACCGAGGTCGTCACGGGTGAAGCAGTCGGCCAGCCACTGACGCGCCGGCAGGTCCACCCGCGGCGACAGGAACACGCAGGCCTCCAGATGGTCGCCGACCCACCAGGCCGCGCGATAGACGCCGGTGGCGGCATCCTCGTAGTCGATCCAGTCGGCCTCGGCATCCGCCCCCAGCCACTGCCGTGCCCACTCGCCGGGCGCCGTCATGGGTGCGGTATCGGCCAGTTCGTAGCGTTGGAAACGGGTCCCCGGCACCCGCACCCACCAGCGCAGGGCTGCGGGATCGAGCGGTCGCCGGCTGAAGGCGAAGCCGTGCCAGGCCACCGCCACCGGTGTCACCTGGACCGGCGTGTGCTTGAACTCCGGCTCGCCCGATAGCGGGTCGACCACCGGGTTGACCAGGCTACCAACGCGGGCCTCGGAGGCGAACTGCGCATTCCAGTGGATCGGCACGAACACCTCGCCGGCGCGCATCTGGCCGGAGCAGCGTACCCGCGCCACCAACCGTCCCCAGCGGCTGCGCACCTCGGCTAGATCATCCGCCTGCAGGCCGGCATGGGTGGCGTCGTCGGGATGCAGGTCGATGAACGGTTCGCCGGTATGCGCCGCCAACTGCGGCGCCAGACCGGTGCGCGTCATGGTGTGCCACTGGTCGCGCACCCGGCCGGTATTGAGCACCAGCGGATAGCGCCGCTCGGTGCGATGGACCGGCGCCCGCGGCACCGTCGGCACCAGCCGCGCACGACCGTCGGCATGAAAGAACAGCGGGATGTCATCACCGGTCGTGGCCGGCACCGGCCAGCGCACCGGGGTCATGGCGTCGTACTGCGGCTGCGACATGCCGGCCAGCCCGCCCAGATTGAGATAGCGCAGGGCGCCCGGGCCCGCCACCCCGGGCTGCGGCCGGTGGTTGCCGAACGCTGTGAGCCGGGCATGTTCATCGAAGATCTGGTGGGCGCCGGTATAGGCGAAATGCGCGCCATGGCCCCAGCGGCGTGCGACCTCGCACAGTGCCCACCAGTCGGGCCGCGCCTCGCCGGGCGGCGCCACGAACGGCCGTTGCCGCGAGATGCGGCGTTCGGAATTGGTGACGGTACCGTCCTTCTCGCCCCAGGCCTGCGCCGGCAGCAGGATATGGGCGAAGGGCACGGTGTCGGTGTGATGCGTCACATCCGACACCACCACCGTCTCGCAGCGGGCCAGGGCCTTTCGCACCATGTCGGCATCCGGCAGGCTGACCACCGGATTGGTGGCCATCACCCACACCGCCTTGATCCGGCCTTCGGCGACCGCCTCGAACAGCTCCACCGCGCGCAGGCCCGGGCGCTCGGCCAGCTGCGGGCTGTCCCAGAATCGCTGCACGATCTGTCGGTGCGCGGCGTTGTCGATCTCCATGTGGGCGGCCAGCATGTTGGCCAGCCCGCCGACCTCGCGCCCACCCATGGCATTGGGTTGGCCGGTGATCGAGAACGGGCCGGCACCGGGCCGATGGATGCGTCCGGTGAGGAGGTGGCAGTTGATGATGCTGTTGACCTTGTCGGTGCCGGCCGAGGACTGGTTCACCCCCATCGAAAAGGCGGTGATGCTGCGCTCGCAGCGCGCAAACCAGCGGTAGAAGGTGTCCAGCGCGTCCCGGGGCAGGCCACAACCCTGCGCCACCGTGTCCGGATCACCGGCGTGCCGGTGCGCCTCGGCCAGCGTCTCGCGCGCGCCGCGGGTGTGGGCGCCAACGAAGCCGGCATCGGTGTGGCCGGTCGCGTGCAGATGGGCCAGCAGGCCGTTGAACAACAACACGTCGCTGCCGGGGCGGACCGGCAGGTGCAGGTCGGCCGACTCGGCGGTGGCGGTGCGCCGCGGGTCGATCACCACCAGCCGCATCGACGGCCGCCGTTCGCGGGCGCGCATGATCCGCTGATAGAGGATGGGATGACACCAGGCGGTATTGGCCCCCACCAGCACCACCAGGTCGGCCTGCTCGAGGTCTTCGTAGCTGACCGGCACGATGTCCTCGCCGAAGGCGCGCTTGTGGCCGGCGACCGCCGATGACATGCACAGCCGCGAGTTGGTGTCGATGTTGGCGGTGCCGACATAGCCCTTCACCAGCTTGTTGGCGACGTAGTAGTCCTCGGTAAGCAACTGCCCCGACACGTACCAGGCCACCGCGTCCGGCCCATGCTCGCGAATCACCCGGCCGAAGCGGGTCGCCACCTCATCCAGCGCCCGCGCCCAATCGACACGTCGGGTCGGCGCCCCGGCACGCGTCCGTATCTGCGGGTACAGCAGGCGTCCGTCCGGACCCAGCGTGTCACCGAGGGCCGCGCCCTTGACACAGAGGCGCCCGTGATTGGCCGGGTGCTCCGGGTCGCCGCTGACGGTGGTGGTGCCAGCCGACAGCCGCACACTGACGCCGCAGCCGGTGCCGCAGTACGGGCAGGTGGTGCGCACCCCCGGCAATGGATCGGCGGCCTGCATGCTCAGGCCTCCACGTCGCAGTAGGCGCGCCCGAACAGCAGCCGTTGGCGGACGTCACTGATGTCGCGGTTGTCGGCCATCAGTTGGTGATACCAGCTGCCGTCGGAGGTATCGCCGAACAGGACCGCGCCGACCACCCGCGCATCGCGCAACACCAGACGCCGGTAGATACCGCGACGCGGCGCGCGCAGCACCAGGTTCTCGCAGTTGGTATCGCCGTCGAACAGCCCGGCGGAGTAGACCTCGATACCGCTCACCTTGAGCCGTGTCGCCGTCTCCGGCGCCCGAAACACATCACCGCCGACGCCTGCCAGGTGTTCGGCGCAGACGCGCGCCTGTTCCCACACCGGCGCCACCAGGCCGAAGGTGACGCCGCGATGTTGCACGCACTCGCCGACGGCCTGGATCCGCGGGTCATCGGTCTGCAGGGTATCGTCGACGACGATGCCGCGATCGCACTGCAGGCCGGCCTCGCGCGCCAGTGCGATGTCCGGCCGCACGCCGACCGCCATCACCACCAGATCGGCGGCCAGGATTTCGCCACTGGCCAGCTGCACCGCCCGCACCTGTCCGCCCTCGCCAAGCAGGGCGGCGGTCTCCTGCGACAGCCGCAACTGCAGGCCGCGCCCGCGCAGGGTCTCGGCCAGCAGCGCCGCCGCCGCGGCATCGAGCTGCTGGTTCAGCAGGCCCGCCGCTCGATGCACCAGGGTGACAGCCATGCCGCGTCGCCGCAGGCCTTCGGCGGCCTCGACCCCGAGCAGGCCACCCCCGATCACCACCGCCGGCCGTCCCGGTGCAACCCGGGCCAGCATGGCGTCAACGTCGGCGAAACTGCGGAAGGTGACCACACCACCCAGCGTGTTGCCGGGGATCGGCAACCGCACCGGGACCGATCCGGTGGCAATCAGCAGGCGGTCATAGCCGGCCACCACTCCGGCGCGGGAGACGACCTGCCGGCGCTCGCGATCGATCTGCACCACCGGATCGCCGGCGATCACGGTGATCCCCCGTTGCGGGTCGTCCGCTGCCGAGGCGAGCGTCAGCGCCGCCGGCGCGACCTCCCCCGCCAGCAACGAGGACAACAGGATGCGGTTGTAGCGGGCCTGCGGCTCGGCGCCGAAGACCGTGATGCGATAACGACCCGGCGCGCGTGCCGACAGCGTCTCCAGCACCCGCGCCG is from Flagellatimonas centrodinii and encodes:
- a CDS encoding molybdenum cofactor biosynthesis protein MoaE; translated protein: MYLSKSPLLLDPLLAVGDHPNCGGLAIFGGTVRDHHEGRAVTRLRYTAYAPLAERLMAEIEAETRARFELPYCRVVHRIGLLEIGDVAIYCVTRAAHRAEAFAACRHAVDAVKHRVPIWKEEFYADGSSRFVEGCCITAEGDEASVAQGAHHHHHDHHHNHERTSA
- a CDS encoding MoaD/ThiS family protein; the encoded protein is MNIQFEFFGVLQRLCSDQPVPLTLAAGTTLDDALDQLASRFPDASAELERVACAVGDQIVPRRAALEDGMVVALLPPVAGG
- the moaA gene encoding GTP 3',8-cyclase MoaA, whose product is MTAAVANPAPTTRPLPVAAVGLRDRHGRGKRKLRISLTDRCNFRCTYCMPEHPQWLPRSSLMTRDEVLRLARIAVLHGITHIRLTGGEPLLRPDLLDCVHDLQTLRPLGLQRLSMTTNAALLAPAAKALAEAGLDDLNISLDAVDPDAFRALTRREVAPVLAGINAAIDAGLPVKLNAVVLRGRNDEQILPLTAWALARGLPLRFIEYMPLDQPGRWQADDVVSEAEILARLRSVYRVEALPRGSDPATRYQLAGEATGVGIIATVSNPFCASCDRIRLTATGELFTCLFAASGTPLGARMRAGDDDATLSSLLRNAVWHKQAGYAAAPGPVERPILMHGIGG
- a CDS encoding winged helix-turn-helix domain-containing protein, whose translation is MPRSPSPASLTLRSSFWLMAGDQSLAGPGRIELLERIDDTGSIRQAALGMGMSYRAAWDAVDLMSKRSGRVLVARRTGGKGGGGAGLSDDGRALVRAYRRLEVLHARHVTRLSDKLGDLLAR
- the mobA gene encoding molybdenum cofactor guanylyltransferase MobA; the encoded protein is MAEQSASIVPPASVGGDAVTALILAGGRGARMGGQDKGLLRLAGRPLVAHVLTALRPQVATVWVNANRNLDAYAAFGLPVLTDAADDFPGPLAGIHAGLSRLTSGWLLCAPCDAVRLPPDLVARLCRGASDAGAAAAYAVTGDTPHYPLCLLHHRLADAVAMQLAGSSRSVRGLLSAVAAVPIALPVTATPVLNLNTPAALADCERQWGG
- a CDS encoding uroporphyrinogen-III synthase, translating into MIDDSLAGRCIAVPETRELDLFTALLERRGASVLRCPLVAILDAPDPAPVRAWLARFCDGACDDLVLLTGEGLRRLLGCLERHDAERLDAFRAQLARVRTIVRGPKPGRVLRTLGLRPTLVAETPTSEGVIEVLRTLDLRGRRVGVQRYGSEPSTRLLDTLTAAGATPLPVSPYVYADAADDAAVADLITRLAAGQVDAIAFTSMAQVDRLFGLASRRGLNDTLRAGLSGSTVAAVGPVVADALRARGVAVDVMPGEAFFLKPLTQALAGLLAASRS
- a CDS encoding nitrate reductase, producing MQAADPLPGVRTTCPYCGTGCGVSVRLSAGTTTVSGDPEHPANHGRLCVKGAALGDTLGPDGRLLYPQIRTRAGAPTRRVDWARALDEVATRFGRVIREHGPDAVAWYVSGQLLTEDYYVANKLVKGYVGTANIDTNSRLCMSSAVAGHKRAFGEDIVPVSYEDLEQADLVVLVGANTAWCHPILYQRIMRARERRPSMRLVVIDPRRTATAESADLHLPVRPGSDVLLFNGLLAHLHATGHTDAGFVGAHTRGARETLAEAHRHAGDPDTVAQGCGLPRDALDTFYRWFARCERSITAFSMGVNQSSAGTDKVNSIINCHLLTGRIHRPGAGPFSITGQPNAMGGREVGGLANMLAAHMEIDNAAHRQIVQRFWDSPQLAERPGLRAVELFEAVAEGRIKAVWVMATNPVVSLPDADMVRKALARCETVVVSDVTHHTDTVPFAHILLPAQAWGEKDGTVTNSERRISRQRPFVAPPGEARPDWWALCEVARRWGHGAHFAYTGAHQIFDEHARLTAFGNHRPQPGVAGPGALRYLNLGGLAGMSQPQYDAMTPVRWPVPATTGDDIPLFFHADGRARLVPTVPRAPVHRTERRYPLVLNTGRVRDQWHTMTRTGLAPQLAAHTGEPFIDLHPDDATHAGLQADDLAEVRSRWGRLVARVRCSGQMRAGEVFVPIHWNAQFASEARVGSLVNPVVDPLSGEPEFKHTPVQVTPVAVAWHGFAFSRRPLDPAALRWWVRVPGTRFQRYELADTAPMTAPGEWARQWLGADAEADWIDYEDAATGVYRAAWWVGDHLEACVFLSPRVDLPARQWLADCFTRDDLGSLSRAALLAGEAPRGEDAGPTVCACFGVGRNTISEAIRSRGLRDPAAVTACLKAGGNCGSCVPEIRALIAAQAPAAVAP
- a CDS encoding NAD(P)/FAD-dependent oxidoreductase, translating into MAVPAAADPTRMARGPQQRLVVIGNGMATARVLETLSARAPGRYRITVFGAEPQARYNRILLSSLLAGEVAPAALTLASAADDPQRGITVIAGDPVVQIDRERRQVVSRAGVVAGYDRLLIATGSVPVRLPIPGNTLGGVVTFRSFADVDAMLARVAPGRPAVVIGGGLLGVEAAEGLRRRGMAVTLVHRAAGLLNQQLDAAAAALLAETLRGRGLQLRLSQETAALLGEGGQVRAVQLASGEILAADLVVMAVGVRPDIALAREAGLQCDRGIVVDDTLQTDDPRIQAVGECVQHRGVTFGLVAPVWEQARVCAEHLAGVGGDVFRAPETATRLKVSGIEVYSAGLFDGDTNCENLVLRAPRRGIYRRLVLRDARVVGAVLFGDTSDGSWYHQLMADNRDISDVRQRLLFGRAYCDVEA